The DNA segment GCTCGACACCGTGAACCAGCTGGAGGCGCACCTGATCACGCGGAGCTACGAGGGGCTGACGGGCCCCGGTGCCACCCGCATCCGGGGCCGCAGGCTCCCGGAAGCGTGATGGAGGGCAAATGATCTTGGTTCTGGTGGGGCCTCCTGGAGCTGGGAAGGGTACGCAGGCGAAGCTGCTGTGCGCCCGCTTCGGCATCCCGCAAATCTCGACAGGCGACATGCTGCGCGAGGCAAAGCGGTCGGGGACGCTGGAGAAGCGCTATCTGGACATCATGGACTCTGGCGGACTCCTGCCCGATGAGGCTGTCATCGGCCTCATCGCGCGCAGGACGGTCGAGCCCGACTGCAGCAATGGCTTCCTCCTGGACGGATTTCCCAGGACGGTGCCGCAGGCGGACGCGCTCGACGAGCTGCTCGCCAGCCAGGGCGGTACCCGGATCGACGCGGTGATCCAGCTGGACGTGGCGCGTCCCCTGCTCGAGGAACGGTTGATCCATCGCCGCACTGACAAACGAAGTGGACAGATATATCATCTCGTCTATAATCCGCCGCCCCCCGGTGCGGAGCTAGAGCATCGGGCCGATGATCGGCCCGAGGCTGTTGCAAAGCGTCTCGATGCCTACGAGGCGATGACGGCCGCGCTTCTGCCGTTCTACGAGCAGAAGAAGCTGCTGCATCGCGTCGATGGGGTCGGGAAGCCTGAAGACGTGACGCACAGGGTGCTGTCGGCCATTGGCCGGCCGGGCTCGGGTGGAGAATGAGGCGTAAGAATCAGACCAGACCGCCGAAGGAACCGAAGGGCGACAAGCTCGAGTTCGACGGCGTGGTTCAAGAGGCCCTGCCGAACGCCATGTTTCGCGTGAAGGCGGACAACGGCCTCGGCGTCCTCGCGACCATCAGCGGCCGGATGCGGCAGTACTACATCAAGATCCTGCCGGGCGACCGCGTGACCGTCGAGGTCTCGCCGTATGACCCGAGCCGTGGCCGGATCACGTACCGGCACAAGTAACGTAGTTTTTGAGGAATCTGGAGGCTCCCCGTGAAGGTGCGCCCGAGCGTCAAGAAGATTTGCGACAAGTGCAAGGTGGTCAGGCGGCGTGGTGTCGTTCGGATCATCTGCGAGAATCCCCGCCACAAGCAGCGCCAGGGGAATTAGCTCTTTCGGCGGAAGCCCGCCCTCGTTTCGGTTTGGAGTAACCATGGCTCGTATCGCTGGTGTCGATCTCCCGCGTCGGAAGCATGTCGCCTACGCCCTGCCGTACCTGTTCGGTATCGGGCGGACCCTCGCCTTGCAAATCTGCGAGAAGACCAACATTCCGCAGAACAAGCGGGTCGAGGAGCTCAGCGACGCTGAGGTGAAGGCGATCCGCGACCTCCTGGACGCCGAGTACAAGGTCGAGGGCGACCTGCGGCGCGAGGTGCAGCTCAACATCAAGCGGCTCATGGACCTCGGCTGCTACCGAGGGCTCCGCCACCGGCGCGGGCTCCCGGCGAACGGGCAGAGGACGCATACGAACGCGCGCACCCGAAAGGGACCGCGCAAGGGCATGTTGCAGCGGCGTCCTGCCGCGACCAAGTGACGAGCGGGGATTAGGACGCCATGGCGCAAGCGAAGACGGCTGCCGCTACAACGAAGGCCAAGCAGAAGAAGAAGGTCAAGAAGAATGTCTCCGCGGGCATCGC comes from the Sorangium aterium genome and includes:
- a CDS encoding adenylate kinase, translating into MILVLVGPPGAGKGTQAKLLCARFGIPQISTGDMLREAKRSGTLEKRYLDIMDSGGLLPDEAVIGLIARRTVEPDCSNGFLLDGFPRTVPQADALDELLASQGGTRIDAVIQLDVARPLLEERLIHRRTDKRSGQIYHLVYNPPPPGAELEHRADDRPEAVAKRLDAYEAMTAALLPFYEQKKLLHRVDGVGKPEDVTHRVLSAIGRPGSGGE
- the infA gene encoding translation initiation factor IF-1, with product MRRKNQTRPPKEPKGDKLEFDGVVQEALPNAMFRVKADNGLGVLATISGRMRQYYIKILPGDRVTVEVSPYDPSRGRITYRHK
- the rpmJ gene encoding 50S ribosomal protein L36, whose product is MKVRPSVKKICDKCKVVRRRGVVRIICENPRHKQRQGN
- the rpsM gene encoding 30S ribosomal protein S13; translation: MARIAGVDLPRRKHVAYALPYLFGIGRTLALQICEKTNIPQNKRVEELSDAEVKAIRDLLDAEYKVEGDLRREVQLNIKRLMDLGCYRGLRHRRGLPANGQRTHTNARTRKGPRKGMLQRRPAATK